The proteins below are encoded in one region of Apium graveolens cultivar Ventura chromosome 4, ASM990537v1, whole genome shotgun sequence:
- the LOC141718742 gene encoding protein trichome birefringence-like 19, with the protein MKGYAIELPNSRKFILPILSVFFLTIIPLYLRNSPLSPLHALEMFNNGSRSGEIEHVCNVFRGDWVLGSEGPYYTDETKCEIDQRQNCMKFGRPDTEFMKWRWKPDECELPRFNASQFLEVVTGKTMAFVGDSVGRNQMQSLVCLLATAANPIDVSSVNDTRFRRWLYPSHNFTLVALWSPLLVKFRNADTSGFSRNNILNLYLDEADETWTDHVDDLDFVIFSAGQWFFRPFIYYENNTIVGCFKCERQNITEVPHYYGYKMAFRTAFRALLRNDRYKGTTFLRTYSPSHFENGDWNKGGNCIRTNPFTKQEMKLDGYNLASYMTQVDEFRIAEKEAEIRGLKFRMLDTTEAMVLRPDGHPNYYGHSPQENRTLADCVHWCLPGPIDTWNEFLLQMLKAEGIGNIKIKLQTEKN; encoded by the exons ATGAAGGGCTATGCTATTGAGCTTCCCAACTCCAGGAAGTTCATATTACCAATCCTGTCAGTATTTTTTCTTACCATAATACCGCTTTATTTACGAAACAGTCCTCTGTCTCCCCTGCATGCTCTAGAAATGTTCAATAATGGCTCAAGAAGCGGGGAAATTGAGCATGTCTGTAATGTGTTTCGAGGAGATTGGGTTCTAGGTTCTGAGGGGCCTTACTATACGGATGAAACTAAGTGTGAAATTGATCAAAGACAGAACTGTATGAAGTTTGGCAGACCAGACACAGAGTTCATGAAGTGGAGATGGAAGCCAGATGAATGTGAGTTACCTCGTTTCAATGCATCCCAGTTCTTGGAGGTTGTCACAGGAAAGACTATGGCATTCGTCGGAGACTCCGTGGGACGAAACCAAATGCAGTCACTGGTGTGCCTCTTAGCCACT GCAGCAAATCCTATTGATGTCTCCAGTGTAAATGATACGAGATTTAGACGGTGGTTGTACCCATCTCACAACTTCACATTAGTAGCACTTTGGTCCCCTCTGCTTGTTAAATTTCGGAACGCTGACACAAGTGGTTTCTCTAGGAACAATATcttaaatctctatctagatgaggCAGATGAGACCTGGACCGATCATGTAGATGATTTGGATTTTGTCATATTCTCCGCTGGGCAATGGTTCTTTCGACCATTCATTTACTATGAGAATAACACAATTGTTGGTTGCTTCAAGTGCGAAAGACAGAACATAACAGAGGTCCCTCATTACTACGGATACAAAATGGCCTTTCGGACAGCCTTTCGGGCTCTCCTGAGAAATGACAGATACAAAGGAACCACATTCCTGAGGACATATTCACCGTCACATTTTGAGAATGGAGATTGGAATAAAGGAGGGAACTGTATAAGAACAAATCCATTTACGAAACAAGAGATGAAGCTGGACGGCTATAATTTAGCATCCTACATGACTCAAGTCGACGAGTTTAGGATAGCAGAGAAGGAAGCGGAAATCAGAGGCCTGAAATTTAGAATGCTGGATACAACTGAAGCAATGGTGTTAAGACCAGATGGACATCCAAATTACTATGGTCACTCACCACAAGAGAATAGGACCCTGGCAGACTGTGTCCATTGGTGCTTGCCAGGTCCGATTGATACATGGAATGAATTCTTGCTACAGATGTTGAAAGCTGAAGGAATCGGAAATATCAAGATTAAGCTTCAGACAGAAAAAAACTAG
- the LOC141718824 gene encoding uncharacterized protein LOC141718824 — protein sequence MGRNQKLTVKYYGPYKVDKKMCNVAYQLNLPAGSKIHDVLHVSQLKKRVGTQKIIQTDLPGTNEIGEIKREPLAVLDRVLVKKLNKLVNKILIQWTNGEADEATWEYWEEI from the coding sequence ATGGGGAGAAACCAGAAACTAACTGTTAAATACTATGGTCCTTATAAGGTCGACAAGAAGATGTGTAATGTGGCTTATCAACTCAACTTACCTGCTGGCTCCAAAATACATGATGTACTCCATGTGTCACAATTAAAGAAAAGAGTTGGTACACAAAAGATAATACAAACCGATCTACCAGGCACAAATGAAATAGGAGAGATTAAGAGAGAACCTTTGGCAGTGTTGGATCGAGTGCTAGTGAAGAAATTGAACAAACTTGTGAACAAAATATTGATTCAATGGACAAATGGAGAGGCAGATGAAGCAACATGGGAGTATTGGGAGGAAATCTAG
- the LOC141718739 gene encoding protein trichome birefringence-like 19: protein MKSQPTENPYGLRNTHKIPNVIILLAATLLLLTLVPLYYPFQPSSSTLSKSSPESHIPTTHSDVDSIRITEHEKCDIFSGEWIPNPDAPYYTNKTCWAIHEHQNCMKYGRPDSEFMKWRWKPDSCDLPIFNPYQFLEIVRGKSLAFVGDSVGRNQMQSLMCMLSRVVYPVDDSYTPDENFKRWKYVDYNFTLATFWSPFLVKADQASADGPTHTGLFNLYLDEFDEKWTSGIQDFDYVIINAGHWFSRPGVYFEKKKIIGCRFCQLDNVTDHPMTYGYRKAFRTAFKAINSLQNFKGVTFLRTFAPMHFEGGEWNAGGNCNRQKPYRSSQVSLEGLNLELYMTQLEEYKAAEKVAKQNGKKFRLLDLTPAMLLRPDGHPSRYGHWPNENVTLYNDCVHWCLPGPIDTWSDFLLQMFKTENWRSYRENLPQKQRKDRIK from the exons ATGAAATCCCAACCCACCGAAAATCCCTACGGTCTAAGAAATACACATAAAATCCCGAATGTAATAATATTACTAGCCGCAACCCTCCTACTCCTCACACTTGTTCCTCTATACTACCCTTTCCAACCGTCCTCCTCCACTTTATCCAAATCCTCACCGGAATCTCATATTCCGACCACTCATTCCGACGTCGATTCCATCAGAATAACCGAACATGAAAAATGTGACATTTTCTCCGGAGAATGGATTCCGAATCCCGATGCGCCGTACTATACAAACAAAACATGTTGGGCCATTCACGAACATCAAAATTGCATGAAATATGGGAGGCCCGATTCGGAGTTCATGAAGTGGAGATGGAAGCCGGATAGTTGTGACCTTCCGATATTTAATCCTTATCAGTTTCTTGAAATTGTTAGAGGCAAATCTTTGGCTTTCGTCGGAGATTCCGTCGGAAGGAATCAAATGCAGTCTTTGATGTGTATGCTGTCACGG GTTGTGTATCCTGTAGATGATTCATATACACCAGATGAAAATTTTAAAAGGTGGAAGTATGTTGATTACAATTTCACCCTTGCAACATTTTGGTCGCCTTTCTTAGTCAAAGCTGATCAAGCAAGCGCCGATGGACCAACTCACACGGGTCTCTTCAACCTATATCTTGATGAATTTGATGAAAAATGGACGTCTGGGATTCAAGATTTCGATTATGTCATCATCAATGCAGGTCACTGGTTCAGTCGACCGGGGGTATactttgaaaagaagaaaataATCGGTTGTCGATTCTGTCAGCTTGATAATGTTACTGACCATCCAATGACTTACGGATATCGAAAAGCCTTTCGAACGGCTTTTAAAGCAATAAATAGTTTACAAAACTTTAAGGGTGTCACATTTCTAAGAACTTTCGCACCAATGCATTTTGAAGGTGGGGAGTGGAATGCTGGGGGAAATTGTAATAGGCAAAAACCTTATAGGAGCAGCCAGGTAAGTTTGGAAGGATTGAACTTGGAACTGTATATGACACAGCTGGAGGAATATAAGGCGGCAGAGAAAGTGGCGAAACAAAACGGTAAAAAATTCAGGCTGTTAGATTTAACACCAGCAATGTTGTTGAGACCGGACGGACATCCTAGTAGATATGGTCATTGGCCTAATGAAAATGTTACATTGTATAACGATTGCGTGCATTGGTGCCTGCCGGGACCAATCGATACATGGAGTGATTTCTTGCTTCAGATGTTTAAAACTGAAAACTGGAGATCATACAGGGAAAACTTACCACAAAAACAGAGAAAAGATAGGATCAAATAG